A region of Thermococcus barossii DNA encodes the following proteins:
- the upp gene encoding uracil phosphoribosyltransferase, which translates to MIEDRRWKGVYSFEDSPFIMEILTELRDERTGPIPFRKGLVKLGRYMAYELTKTMEVEEVPIKTPLEETTGVIVRDRRNVVIITVLRAAIPLMEGLIKVLDHARVGIVSASRGKAPKFEIEMKYVKVPQVKPEDTVIIADPMIATGSTLIRVLDEVKKYGKAKRYVIVGVLAAPEGISRIKEAHPDVEMFVAAIDRELNDHGYILPGLGDAGDRAFGAPIKV; encoded by the coding sequence ATGATAGAGGACAGGCGCTGGAAGGGTGTTTACTCCTTTGAGGACTCCCCGTTCATTATGGAGATTCTGACGGAGCTTCGCGACGAGAGAACGGGGCCGATACCGTTCAGAAAGGGACTCGTCAAGCTCGGCAGGTACATGGCCTACGAGCTGACCAAGACCATGGAGGTCGAAGAGGTTCCCATCAAGACGCCCCTTGAGGAGACAACTGGAGTAATAGTCAGAGACAGGCGCAATGTGGTCATAATAACCGTCCTCCGCGCGGCGATACCGCTCATGGAGGGCCTCATCAAGGTTCTCGACCACGCAAGGGTGGGTATCGTCTCCGCATCCCGCGGAAAGGCGCCGAAGTTCGAGATAGAGATGAAGTACGTCAAGGTGCCGCAGGTAAAGCCGGAGGACACGGTCATCATAGCAGACCCGATGATAGCGACCGGCTCGACGCTCATCAGGGTTCTCGACGAGGTAAAGAAGTACGGGAAGGCCAAGCGCTACGTCATAGTTGGAGTTCTCGCTGCACCTGAAGGGATAAGCCGGATAAAGGAAGCCCACCCGGACGTTGAGATGTTCGTTGCAGCGATAGACAGGGAGCTCAACGACCACGGTTACATCCTGCCCGGCCTCGGCGATGCGGGCGACAGGGCCTTTGGAGCGCCGATTAAGGTCTGA
- a CDS encoding alpha-glucosidase — MKSREILRDVAQTLEDVEKRINSLKNLSDKNKQKALRLLHEARENFLKLSETLAVDNEELANFFLKRAVRLKNNTTDKYIEKMGEKEYMKDVAAMNKYSKVAPYDFAGEVKVLRRAYFAFLAGMIPFYIVSGIFGPMYAFTALILIIPTLLAMLSLRKRGNLGLMLSFAVMPIPMVMGAFSIRYAIYAFNDPAELSRIAEAFGRSISFAQGIVTLIGVLGAATLILLGYASYMLYKHRHAFL; from the coding sequence ATGAAGAGCCGAGAAATTCTGCGAGATGTTGCGCAGACGTTAGAGGATGTTGAAAAGAGGATAAACTCACTTAAAAATCTCTCAGATAAAAACAAACAGAAGGCCCTTAGGCTGCTCCACGAGGCAAGGGAGAACTTCCTCAAGCTGTCCGAAACACTCGCTGTGGATAACGAGGAGCTGGCCAACTTCTTCCTCAAGAGGGCCGTCAGGCTGAAGAACAACACAACGGACAAGTACATCGAAAAGATGGGAGAAAAGGAGTACATGAAGGACGTTGCAGCCATGAACAAATACTCCAAGGTTGCACCGTACGACTTTGCGGGTGAGGTCAAGGTTCTCCGCAGGGCGTATTTTGCTTTCCTCGCTGGAATGATCCCGTTCTACATAGTTTCCGGGATATTCGGACCGATGTATGCGTTCACCGCGCTGATACTTATAATCCCCACCCTCCTGGCGATGCTCAGCCTGAGAAAGAGGGGTAACCTTGGCCTGATGCTCTCTTTTGCAGTGATGCCCATTCCGATGGTGATGGGTGCGTTCTCGATAAGGTATGCAATCTACGCGTTCAACGATCCAGCGGAGCTCTCAAGGATAGCTGAAGCGTTCGGAAGGAGCATATCGTTCGCCCAGGGAATTGTGACTCTCATAGGCGTTCTCGGAGCGGCCACGCTGATACTGCTCGGGTACGCGAGCTACATGCTCTACAAGCACAGACACGCATTCCTGTGA
- a CDS encoding pyridoxal-phosphate dependent enzyme yields the protein MQVRCPSCGRLYSSLIPPTCSCGEPLRITYDYDSVAVSAWGSRKSGVWKYRELLPDVKRVISLNEGGTPLLRAKLGEELGLRVFIKDETRNPTGSFRDRLITVAVSYGLPYAHNGFVVASNGNAAASLAAYSARAGVDAYTVVPRLIESGKLNQIVAFGAKVIRYGESVDEGISYAEGLAEGKGLYNVTPESNLIGLEGQKTLAFELWEELKPTHVIVPTGSGSNLYSIYKGFVELREIGAIEELPRLIAVQAERCSPIASEVLGVEPRAEPTKALALYVKNPVMKELALRAIHETGGTAVMVGEDELDLGQRLLAGEGIFAEYASAVIVPALLRLAEEDYFERDDRIALIVTSSGLKGHYSETREKFSIGGTKLDILRLLSDRVMYGYEIWDALEKPLKYQAVYQHLRELESLGLIEESHREGRRLYYRLTDKGRRFLETLSE from the coding sequence ATGCAGGTTCGGTGTCCGAGCTGTGGGAGGCTCTACTCCTCCCTTATTCCCCCCACATGCTCATGCGGGGAGCCCCTTAGGATAACCTACGACTACGATAGTGTGGCCGTTTCTGCCTGGGGTAGCAGAAAATCCGGCGTCTGGAAGTACAGGGAGCTTCTACCCGATGTGAAGAGAGTCATCAGCCTGAACGAGGGCGGAACGCCCCTGTTGAGGGCAAAGCTCGGTGAGGAACTCGGGCTGAGGGTATTCATCAAGGACGAGACCAGGAATCCCACAGGCTCCTTCCGTGACAGGCTCATCACTGTGGCAGTCTCCTACGGCCTTCCATATGCTCATAACGGCTTTGTTGTTGCCAGCAACGGGAATGCCGCGGCTTCCCTGGCTGCGTACTCCGCGAGGGCCGGTGTCGATGCCTACACCGTTGTGCCGAGGCTCATAGAATCCGGAAAGCTCAACCAGATAGTTGCCTTCGGGGCCAAAGTTATACGCTACGGTGAAAGTGTTGACGAGGGCATAAGCTACGCCGAAGGCCTTGCGGAGGGAAAGGGACTCTACAACGTAACACCGGAGAGCAACCTTATCGGCCTTGAGGGCCAGAAAACCCTTGCCTTTGAGCTGTGGGAGGAGCTCAAGCCCACCCATGTCATAGTTCCCACGGGAAGCGGGAGCAACCTCTACAGCATCTACAAAGGATTCGTTGAGCTGAGGGAGATAGGGGCCATCGAAGAACTCCCAAGGCTTATAGCGGTGCAGGCGGAGAGGTGCTCGCCCATAGCCAGCGAGGTTCTGGGCGTTGAGCCAAGGGCAGAGCCAACAAAGGCTCTGGCGCTATACGTAAAGAACCCGGTGATGAAGGAGCTCGCTCTCAGGGCCATCCACGAGACCGGCGGAACCGCCGTGATGGTGGGTGAAGATGAGCTCGACCTCGGGCAGAGACTCCTGGCGGGCGAGGGAATCTTTGCCGAGTACGCATCGGCGGTTATAGTTCCTGCCCTGCTCAGGCTGGCCGAGGAGGACTACTTCGAGAGGGACGACAGGATAGCGCTCATAGTCACAAGCTCCGGCCTGAAGGGGCACTACTCCGAAACCAGGGAGAAGTTCAGCATAGGTGGCACGAAGCTCGACATCCTGAGGCTCCTCAGCGACAGGGTCATGTACGGCTACGAGATATGGGATGCCCTTGAGAAGCCCCTCAAGTACCAGGCGGTTTATCAGCACCTCCGCGAGCTTGAGAGCCTTGGTCTGATAGAGGAATCCCACAGGGAGGGAAGACGCCTCTACTACCGGCTGACGGACAAGGGCCGCAGGTTCCTGGAGACACTGTCGGAGTAA
- a CDS encoding potassium channel family protein: MGVEDDFELVGFRTFFTEFLRVIYYVRSILAGLFGLITLLGVVMSLLDGLTPWQGVYLAFVSAFTVGYGDITPKTPASKFLAVIILPILGMILTGIMVAAAMKAIERLYRDRLRKF, encoded by the coding sequence ATGGGCGTCGAGGACGACTTTGAGCTCGTTGGCTTTCGAACATTTTTCACGGAGTTTCTCAGGGTGATCTACTACGTCAGGAGCATACTCGCGGGCCTCTTCGGCCTGATAACCCTGCTCGGAGTTGTGATGTCCCTCCTCGACGGCCTGACGCCCTGGCAGGGCGTCTACCTCGCCTTCGTCTCAGCCTTCACGGTGGGCTACGGCGACATAACGCCAAAAACGCCCGCCTCCAAGTTTCTCGCGGTAATAATACTCCCCATCCTCGGCATGATACTGACGGGCATAATGGTCGCGGCGGCTATGAAGGCCATAGAAAGGCTCTACAGGGACAGGCTCAGAAAATTCTAA
- a CDS encoding sodium-dependent transporter yields the protein MEQRDQWATKLGLILAMAGNAIGLGNFWRFPYQLASNGGGAFMIPYFIALFFLGIPVMWIEWTTGRYGGKYGHGTIGPMFYLMARESVKPKTALIFGIIGGMLAFSVASLLSSYYYQVIGWSAAYTYYSLTGAYFGKDTVQFFLSYVANTKAVIFFWGLTMVLLGIAVGQGVSKGIERWVKVMMPLLYVFAILLVIRALTLGSPVKPEWSAIKGLEYIWKPNFEALSKNFFKISLAAAGQIFFTLSLGMGIIHNYASYLGPEDDVALSGLATVSLNEFAEVILGGSLAIPIAFAYLGPEQAVKGGVGLAYMALPNVFANMPAGQIFGAMWFLLLWFAGFTSAIATYNYLVAMLEEDIHLERKIGTWVVWVFLFLLGLPVALDSSLAYLSELDMWVGSYFLVLLGLFDVIVAVWLFKPDNFWEELHKGAYINVPSWFKPIMVFIAPLFMIILLGGNTWDYWQMGAFTASEQYITNVLGYDYTPEVVSLVTRARIVIFIILIIGAIEAYMAIKKKYGEELAKNEVLIKL from the coding sequence GTGGAACAGAGGGATCAATGGGCAACTAAGCTTGGTTTGATTTTAGCGATGGCAGGTAACGCCATCGGTCTTGGTAACTTCTGGAGGTTCCCGTACCAGCTCGCCAGCAACGGTGGCGGAGCTTTCATGATACCGTACTTCATAGCGCTGTTCTTCCTGGGAATCCCAGTGATGTGGATCGAGTGGACCACAGGAAGGTACGGCGGTAAGTACGGCCACGGCACCATAGGCCCAATGTTCTACCTCATGGCAAGGGAAAGCGTTAAGCCCAAGACTGCCCTTATCTTTGGTATCATCGGTGGAATGCTGGCCTTTTCGGTAGCTTCGCTGCTGAGTTCGTACTACTACCAGGTCATAGGCTGGTCAGCGGCTTACACCTACTACAGCCTCACGGGGGCCTACTTCGGCAAGGACACAGTCCAGTTCTTCCTCAGCTATGTAGCCAACACCAAGGCGGTGATATTCTTCTGGGGTCTCACCATGGTGCTGCTCGGAATAGCGGTTGGACAGGGAGTCAGCAAAGGTATCGAGCGCTGGGTCAAGGTCATGATGCCGCTCCTCTACGTGTTTGCCATACTCCTCGTTATCAGGGCACTGACCCTCGGTTCACCGGTCAAGCCCGAGTGGAGCGCCATCAAGGGTCTGGAGTACATCTGGAAGCCGAACTTTGAGGCCTTGAGCAAGAACTTCTTCAAGATTAGCTTGGCCGCAGCGGGACAGATATTCTTCACCCTATCGCTCGGTATGGGTATCATCCACAACTATGCATCCTACCTCGGCCCAGAAGATGACGTTGCCCTCAGCGGTCTCGCCACGGTCTCGCTCAACGAGTTTGCGGAGGTCATACTCGGCGGCTCGCTCGCCATCCCAATAGCCTTTGCATACCTCGGTCCCGAGCAGGCAGTCAAGGGCGGCGTGGGCTTGGCTTACATGGCCCTGCCGAACGTTTTCGCCAACATGCCAGCGGGTCAGATATTCGGTGCGATGTGGTTCCTGCTCCTCTGGTTCGCGGGCTTCACTTCGGCAATAGCAACATACAACTACCTCGTTGCCATGCTTGAAGAGGACATCCACCTAGAGAGGAAGATAGGCACCTGGGTGGTCTGGGTATTCCTGTTCCTGCTCGGACTGCCGGTTGCCCTTGACAGCAGCCTGGCATACCTCAGTGAACTCGACATGTGGGTCGGCAGCTACTTCCTCGTCCTGCTCGGTCTCTTCGACGTCATCGTTGCAGTATGGCTCTTCAAGCCGGACAACTTCTGGGAGGAGCTCCACAAGGGCGCATACATCAACGTTCCTAGCTGGTTCAAGCCAATAATGGTCTTCATAGCGCCGCTCTTCATGATAATACTCCTCGGCGGCAACACCTGGGACTACTGGCAGATGGGTGCATTCACAGCATCGGAGCAGTACATAACCAACGTTCTTGGCTATGACTACACCCCAGAGGTCGTTAGCCTCGTCACCAGGGCCAGGATAGTGATATTCATAATACTCATCATCGGTGCCATCGAGGCATACATGGCAATAAAGAAGAAGTACGGCGAGGAGCTTGCAAAGAACGAGGTGCTAATAAAGCTCTGA
- the rpiA gene encoding ribose-5-phosphate isomerase RpiA, translated as MEELKRAVAKEALRFIEDDMIVGLGTGSTTAYFIEYLGKLIMEGELEDVYGVPTSYQARLLALESGVPVVGLDEVDAIDIAVDGADEVDPNLNLIKGRGAALTMEKIIEYRAGTFLVLVDESKLVERLGQRMPVPIEVIPAAWRAIAEEIEVFNATAELRMASRKDGPVVTDNGNFILDARFHRIDDPLDLEIELNNIPGVVENGIFADIADIVLVGTKEGVKRMER; from the coding sequence ATGGAGGAACTCAAGAGGGCCGTCGCGAAGGAGGCCTTGAGGTTCATCGAGGACGACATGATAGTTGGCCTCGGTACAGGCTCCACCACCGCCTACTTCATAGAGTACCTGGGCAAGCTGATAATGGAGGGGGAGCTTGAGGACGTCTATGGTGTTCCAACATCCTATCAGGCGAGGCTTCTTGCCCTTGAGAGCGGCGTGCCGGTCGTTGGGCTTGACGAAGTTGATGCGATTGATATAGCCGTCGACGGCGCCGACGAGGTGGATCCAAACCTCAACCTCATCAAAGGCCGCGGAGCTGCCCTCACAATGGAGAAGATCATCGAGTACCGCGCCGGAACCTTTCTGGTACTCGTTGACGAGAGCAAGCTCGTCGAGAGGCTCGGCCAGAGGATGCCGGTTCCGATAGAGGTCATCCCGGCTGCATGGCGCGCCATAGCGGAGGAGATAGAGGTCTTCAACGCCACCGCCGAGCTCAGAATGGCGAGCAGGAAGGACGGGCCCGTCGTTACCGACAACGGCAACTTCATCCTTGACGCAAGGTTCCACCGCATAGACGACCCGCTCGACCTGGAGATAGAGCTGAACAACATTCCGGGCGTTGTGGAGAACGGCATCTTCGCGGACATAGCCGACATAGTCCTCGTCGGTACGAAGGAAGGCGTCAAGAGGATGGAGCGGTGA
- a CDS encoding P-loop NTPase family protein → MKEVILLTGPPLNGRDEYITEALKLADEKSYAYYHVFDYIREVGKELGVKITRKNVLDFAISHQDLMNEIRDEAFSRIRKEIDESEMRFHLVSTPSLFRWGSGSVIGFTTSNLKLLRPDRVIIVLDDVLSVRRRIINDPEWFERFGENPENIKLTTLVMWREDAINHVKTLIHELKKEGTEVRYILQFGIRHPYRVFLDLVFHEAEKPLVYLSYPMTGHEEEYYHRVRDFYNKLSEHFTVLDPGALDDWWVVAEYDAQVNKNPSIKRIKIKHLLDGEQVEELDREDIEQATDILRRQLVERDFNLVDVSKAIAVYHYAEGVSAGVISEMAEAYRTLAAIYLYYPFKRRPSPFMEFYGMQNPSRRTMFKDEDEMIRAMIEEKEYWAKV, encoded by the coding sequence ATGAAAGAGGTTATCCTGCTCACAGGGCCGCCGCTCAACGGACGGGACGAGTACATAACGGAGGCTCTAAAACTCGCCGATGAGAAAAGCTACGCCTATTACCACGTCTTTGACTACATCAGGGAAGTCGGAAAGGAGCTGGGCGTTAAGATAACGAGGAAGAACGTCCTCGACTTTGCCATAAGCCACCAGGATCTGATGAACGAGATACGGGACGAGGCTTTCAGTAGAATAAGAAAGGAAATAGATGAAAGCGAGATGAGGTTCCACCTAGTTTCAACACCGAGCCTCTTCCGGTGGGGAAGCGGAAGCGTTATCGGATTTACGACCAGTAACCTGAAGCTTCTGAGGCCCGATCGCGTCATAATAGTCCTCGATGACGTTCTCTCAGTCAGGAGAAGGATCATCAACGATCCCGAGTGGTTCGAGCGCTTCGGGGAGAACCCTGAGAACATAAAGCTGACGACCCTTGTCATGTGGCGCGAGGATGCCATAAACCACGTCAAGACCCTGATACACGAGCTGAAGAAGGAGGGCACCGAGGTTCGCTACATCCTCCAGTTCGGCATAAGGCACCCGTACCGCGTCTTCCTGGACCTCGTATTCCACGAGGCCGAAAAACCCCTCGTCTACCTCAGCTATCCGATGACCGGCCACGAGGAGGAGTACTATCACCGCGTCAGGGACTTCTACAACAAGTTGAGCGAGCACTTCACGGTTCTCGATCCCGGTGCACTTGACGACTGGTGGGTCGTTGCCGAGTACGACGCCCAGGTAAACAAGAATCCCTCCATAAAGCGCATCAAGATAAAGCATCTTCTCGACGGGGAGCAGGTGGAGGAACTTGACAGGGAGGACATAGAGCAGGCAACCGACATACTGCGGCGCCAGCTCGTCGAGAGAGACTTCAATCTCGTGGACGTCAGCAAGGCAATAGCAGTCTATCACTACGCGGAGGGAGTTTCGGCTGGAGTTATCAGCGAGATGGCAGAGGCTTACAGGACGCTGGCGGCGATATACCTCTACTACCCGTTCAAGAGGAGACCGAGCCCGTTCATGGAGTTCTACGGGATGCAGAATCCCTCGCGGAGGACTATGTTCAAGGACGAGGACGAGATGATAAGGGCAATGATCGAGGAGAAGGAGTACTGGGCAAAGGTGTGA
- a CDS encoding beta-CASP ribonuclease aCPSF1, with protein sequence MIRRETFVDDILRDIKAVISQMVPREARITDVEFEGPELVIYVKNPEAIMQDGELIKNLAKVLKKRISVRPDPEVLLPPEKAEEMIKQLVPPEAEITNVSFDPSVGEVLIEAKKPGLVIGKNGETLRLITQKVHWAPRVIRTPPLQSQTIYSIRQILQAEAKDRRKFLRQVGRNIYRKPELKSEWIRITGLGGFREVGRSALLVQTNESYVLVDFGVNIAALRDPKKAFPHFEAPEFRYVLDTGLLDAIIITHAHLDHSGMLPYLFRYKLFDGPIYATPPTRDLMVLLQQDFIEIQQMNGVEPLYRPRDIKEVIKHTITLDYGEVRDIAPDMRLTLHNAGHILGSSIVHLHIGNGLHNIAITGDFKFIPTRLFEPAVSRFPRLETLVMESTYGGSNDYQMPREEAEKRLIEVIHQTIRRKGKVLIPAMAVGRAQEIMMVLEEYARVGGIEVPIYLDGMIWEATAIHTAYPEYLSRHLREQIFHEGYNPFLNPIFKPVANSRERQDIIDSGEPAIIIATSGMLVGGPSVEYFKQLAPDPKNSMIFVSYQAEGTLGRQVQRGLREIPLVGEGGKTEVVKVNMEVHTIDGFSGHADRRELISYIARLRPRPERVITVHGEPHKCLDLSTSIHKKFGISTRAPNNLDAIRLK encoded by the coding sequence TTGATAAGGAGAGAAACTTTCGTTGATGACATACTACGGGACATAAAGGCCGTCATAAGCCAGATGGTTCCCAGGGAGGCCAGGATAACCGACGTCGAGTTCGAGGGGCCGGAGCTCGTCATATACGTCAAGAACCCCGAGGCCATAATGCAGGACGGGGAGCTGATCAAGAACCTCGCCAAGGTTCTCAAGAAGCGCATAAGCGTTCGGCCTGACCCTGAGGTTCTCCTTCCACCGGAGAAGGCTGAGGAAATGATAAAGCAGCTTGTTCCACCTGAGGCAGAGATAACCAACGTGAGCTTTGACCCATCAGTTGGAGAGGTTCTCATAGAGGCCAAGAAGCCCGGTCTCGTTATAGGGAAGAACGGCGAGACCCTGAGGCTCATAACCCAGAAGGTTCACTGGGCCCCCAGGGTCATAAGGACCCCTCCGCTCCAGAGCCAGACTATCTATTCCATAAGGCAGATACTCCAGGCAGAGGCAAAGGACAGGAGGAAGTTCCTCAGGCAGGTTGGCCGGAACATTTACCGCAAGCCCGAGCTGAAGAGCGAGTGGATCAGAATCACCGGGCTTGGCGGCTTCCGTGAGGTTGGCAGGAGTGCGCTCCTCGTTCAGACCAACGAAAGCTACGTTCTCGTTGATTTCGGTGTCAACATAGCCGCTCTGAGGGACCCCAAAAAGGCCTTCCCGCACTTCGAAGCGCCGGAGTTCAGGTACGTCCTCGATACGGGCCTGCTCGACGCCATAATCATAACCCACGCCCACCTTGACCACAGCGGAATGCTGCCGTACCTCTTCCGCTACAAGCTCTTCGACGGCCCGATATACGCGACTCCCCCGACGAGGGACCTGATGGTTCTCCTCCAGCAGGACTTCATTGAGATACAGCAGATGAACGGCGTCGAGCCTCTCTACCGGCCGAGGGACATTAAGGAGGTCATAAAGCACACCATAACCCTCGACTACGGCGAGGTCAGGGACATAGCCCCGGACATGAGGCTCACCCTCCACAACGCCGGCCACATACTCGGTTCCTCGATAGTTCACCTCCACATAGGAAACGGACTGCACAACATAGCCATAACCGGCGACTTCAAGTTCATCCCGACGAGGCTCTTCGAGCCGGCGGTGAGCAGGTTCCCGCGCCTTGAGACACTCGTCATGGAGTCAACATACGGCGGTAGCAACGACTACCAGATGCCGCGCGAAGAGGCTGAGAAGCGCCTGATAGAGGTAATCCACCAGACGATAAGGCGGAAGGGCAAGGTTCTGATTCCAGCTATGGCCGTCGGTAGGGCCCAGGAGATAATGATGGTCCTTGAGGAGTACGCCCGCGTCGGCGGCATAGAGGTGCCCATCTACCTCGACGGAATGATATGGGAGGCGACGGCGATTCACACTGCCTACCCGGAGTACCTCAGCAGGCACCTCCGCGAGCAGATATTCCACGAGGGTTACAACCCGTTCCTTAACCCGATATTCAAGCCCGTTGCCAACAGCAGGGAGAGGCAGGACATCATTGACAGCGGCGAGCCGGCGATAATCATAGCCACCTCGGGCATGCTCGTCGGTGGGCCGAGCGTGGAGTACTTCAAGCAGCTCGCCCCTGACCCCAAGAACAGCATGATATTCGTCAGCTATCAGGCAGAGGGAACCCTTGGCAGACAGGTGCAGCGCGGCCTCCGCGAGATTCCACTCGTCGGTGAGGGCGGGAAGACGGAGGTTGTGAAGGTCAACATGGAGGTCCACACCATCGATGGTTTCTCCGGTCACGCCGACAGGAGGGAGCTTATAAGCTACATAGCCCGCTTGAGGCCGAGGCCGGAGCGCGTCATAACCGTCCACGGAGAGCCCCACAAGTGCCTTGACCTGAGTACGAGCATCCACAAAAAGTTCGGCATCTCAACCCGCGCCCCCAACAACCTCGACGCCATAAGGCTGAAGTGA
- the gdhA gene encoding glutamate dehydrogenase produces the protein MVEIDPFEMAVQQLERAAQFMDISEEALEWLKKPMRIVEVSVPLEMDDGSVKVFTGFRVQHNWARGPTKGGIRWHPAETLSTVKALATWMTWKVAVVDLPYGGGKGGIIVNPKELSEREKERLARNYIRAIYDIISPYTDIPAPDVYTNPQIMAWMMDEYEAISRRKVPSFGIITGKPPGVGGIVARMDATARGASYTVREAAKALGMDLKGKTIAIQGYGNAGYYMAKIMSEEYGMKVVAVSDSKGGIYNPDGLNADEVLKWKREHGSVKDFPGATNITNEELLELEVDVLAPSAIEGVITKDNADNIKAKIVAELANGPTTPEADEILHEKGILIIPDFLCNAGGVTVSYFEWVQNITGDYWDTETTRAKLDKKMTKAFWDVYNTHKEKGIQMRDAAYVVAVQRVYDAMKWRGWVKK, from the coding sequence ATGGTCGAGATTGACCCGTTTGAGATGGCCGTTCAGCAGCTCGAAAGGGCTGCCCAGTTCATGGACATAAGCGAAGAGGCCCTTGAGTGGCTCAAGAAGCCCATGAGGATTGTTGAGGTCAGCGTCCCGCTCGAGATGGACGACGGTTCTGTTAAGGTTTTCACCGGTTTCCGCGTTCAGCACAACTGGGCCCGCGGTCCGACCAAGGGTGGTATAAGGTGGCACCCGGCCGAGACCCTCAGTACCGTTAAGGCCCTCGCCACCTGGATGACCTGGAAGGTCGCCGTTGTTGACCTCCCCTACGGTGGAGGTAAGGGTGGCATCATCGTTAACCCGAAGGAGCTCTCCGAGAGGGAGAAGGAGAGGCTCGCCAGGAACTACATAAGGGCTATCTACGACATCATCAGCCCGTACACCGACATTCCGGCTCCTGACGTTTACACCAACCCGCAGATCATGGCCTGGATGATGGACGAGTACGAGGCCATCAGCAGGAGAAAGGTCCCGAGCTTCGGCATCATCACCGGCAAGCCGCCTGGAGTCGGCGGTATCGTCGCCAGGATGGATGCCACCGCAAGGGGTGCCAGCTACACCGTCCGTGAGGCTGCCAAGGCCCTTGGAATGGATCTCAAGGGTAAGACCATCGCCATCCAGGGTTACGGTAACGCCGGCTACTACATGGCCAAGATCATGAGCGAGGAGTACGGCATGAAGGTCGTCGCCGTCAGCGACAGCAAGGGCGGCATCTACAACCCCGATGGATTGAACGCCGACGAGGTTCTCAAGTGGAAGAGGGAGCACGGCTCAGTTAAGGACTTCCCGGGAGCGACCAACATCACCAACGAGGAGCTTCTCGAGCTTGAGGTCGACGTCCTCGCCCCGAGCGCCATTGAGGGTGTCATCACCAAGGACAACGCCGACAACATCAAGGCCAAGATCGTCGCAGAGCTCGCCAACGGTCCGACCACCCCGGAGGCCGATGAGATCCTCCACGAGAAGGGCATCCTCATCATACCGGACTTCCTCTGTAACGCCGGTGGTGTTACCGTCAGCTACTTCGAGTGGGTCCAGAACATAACCGGCGACTACTGGGACACCGAGACAACGAGGGCCAAGCTCGACAAGAAGATGACCAAGGCCTTCTGGGACGTCTACAACACCCACAAGGAGAAGGGAATACAGATGAGGGACGCTGCCTACGTCGTCGCCGTCCAGAGGGTCTACGACGCCATGAAGTGGCGCGGATGGGTGAAGAAGTGA
- the psmB gene encoding archaeal proteasome endopeptidase complex subunit beta, with amino-acid sequence MAEKLKGTTTVGIVCKDGVVLAADRRASLGNMVLSESVTKVFQIDDHLALAGAGSVGDILSLVRLLRAEAKLYRAKVGYEMSVKALATLTSNILHGSRFMPYFGWFLVAGYDEKPGLYSIDMAGGITEDKFTAAGSGMEFAFAVLEDGYTEDIKLEEGIKLALRAIKAATRRDVFTGDGITLVTVTKDGYRELSKEEIEALLK; translated from the coding sequence TTGGCTGAAAAGCTAAAGGGAACGACTACGGTCGGCATTGTATGTAAGGACGGCGTCGTCCTAGCGGCGGACAGGAGAGCATCGCTCGGCAACATGGTGCTTTCGGAGAGCGTTACCAAGGTGTTCCAGATAGACGACCACCTGGCCTTGGCTGGCGCCGGGAGTGTGGGGGATATACTCTCGCTCGTCAGGCTTCTGAGGGCCGAGGCCAAGCTGTACAGGGCAAAGGTTGGGTATGAGATGAGCGTGAAAGCCCTTGCTACGCTGACTTCTAACATCCTTCACGGCAGCAGGTTCATGCCGTACTTCGGATGGTTTCTCGTGGCGGGATACGACGAGAAGCCTGGGCTGTACTCCATAGACATGGCCGGGGGCATTACGGAAGATAAGTTCACCGCCGCTGGTTCCGGAATGGAGTTCGCCTTCGCGGTTCTTGAGGATGGTTACACCGAGGATATTAAGCTGGAAGAGGGCATAAAACTGGCCCTTCGGGCCATAAAAGCCGCCACAAGGCGGGATGTTTTCACTGGGGATGGAATAACCCTCGTTACGGTGACCAAGGATGGCTACAGAGAGCTGAGCAAGGAGGAGATAGAGGCTCTTCTGAAGTGA